In Arachis hypogaea cultivar Tifrunner chromosome 17, arahy.Tifrunner.gnm2.J5K5, whole genome shotgun sequence, a single window of DNA contains:
- the LOC140180643 gene encoding uncharacterized protein, whose amino-acid sequence MELDPKMVEIFKKVEVTIPLFDAIHQVLKYAKFLKDLCINKDKIHNLETIRLGSSISALMGAIPKKYGDPGLCMVTCTIDDKSIISVVRIAKDMLMSIKGLTFPIDFYILEMPLNDSGRASSVLLGRPFLKTSNFKLDAFSGTYSFEIDGRTVSFNLDEAVKHPPEDHSIFQCDIIDETVAKVHQEEVEEMHMEQGTSVGRTSEPTEDTLPPHIAPEDHKDVEFELSTDCMEAFDKLKIALTQAPIVRGPEWSQPFEIMCDASNYAVGAALAQCDGKDPFIIAYASKTLDAAQRLTGLLKRHGIVHKVEMAYHPQNNGQAEVSNREIKHIMEKVVKPHRKDWSSKLADALWAYRTAYKTPIGMRDGVEWKLQLQELECLRLEAYENSRLYKEKVRAVHDKNIMRREFRLADLVLLYNSRLRLMPRKLQSRWEGPYRVEKAEPYGIFHLSHPSSPNILKVNVHPLKLYHGEKSIYVRQKQVPVSKGAIQRALDLPLKLEGLDAYQKASFKRQTYQFDWNSVLGVIAQPGSK is encoded by the exons ATGGAGCTAgatcccaagatggtggagatcttcaaaaaggttgaggtaaccattccactTTTTGATGCTATTCACCAGGTGCTTAAGTATGCTAaatttctaaaggatttatgcataaataaagataaaatacataatttagaAACTATCCGtctaggtagctctatttctgctcTAATGGGTGCCATACCGAAAAAATATGGGGATCCGGGTCTATGCATGGTTACTTGTACTATTGATG ataaaagcataatctcgGTGGTTAGAATTGCTAAGGACATGCTCATGAGCATTAAGGGCCTCACATTCCCTATTGACTTTTACATTTTGGAGATGCCccttaatgactcaggaagaGCATCATCCgtcctgcttggaaggccatttctgaagacttcaaattttaaattggatGCTTTCtcaggaacttattcttttgagatagatggcagaacagtgagcttTAATCTGGATGAAGCTGTGAAGCACCCACCGGAAGATCACTCTATCTTCCAATGTgatatcattgatgaaactgtggCTAAAGTTCATCAAGAAGAAGTAGAggagatgcacatggagcaaggtacAAGTGTAGGGAGAACTTCTGAGCCTACTGAAGACACCTTGCCACCACACATAGCTCCAGAAGATCAC aaagatgtaGAGTTCGAGCTGAGCACAGACTGcatggaagcgtttgataagctgaagatcgcttTGACCCAAGCCCCTATTGTGAGAGGGCCGGAATGGAGTCAACCGTTTGAGATCATGTGTGACGCCTCCAattatgcagtaggagcagcgctggctcagtgcGATGGTAAGGACCCTTTTATAATTGCCTATGCTTCCAAgaccttagatgctgctca gagattaacagGTCTACTAAAAAGACATGGCATTGTTCACAAGGTGGAAATGGCTTACCACCCCCAGaacaatggacaagccgaggtgtctaacagagagataaagcatatcATGGAGAAGGTAGTCAAGCCTCATCGAAAGGACTGGAGTTCCAAGCTTgcagatgcgctttgggcttaccggacagcgtacaagacaccaatCGGAATGA GAGACGGGGTTGAGTGGAAGCTGCAACTACAAGAGCTGGAGTGCCtccgcctagaagcttatgagaactccaggctATACAAAGAGAAAGTGAGGGCTGTTCATGACAAGAACATCATGCGGCGAGAGTTTCGACTTGCGGATTTAGTCCTTCTCTACAACTCCAGGCTGAGACTCATGCCAAGAAAACTACAATCcagatgggaaggcccctacagagtGGAAAAGGCTGAGCCATATGGCATTTTCCACTTGAGTCACCCTTCGAGCCCCAATATCCTCAAGGTCAATGTACACCCCTTGAAGctttaccatggtgagaag tctatTTATGTTCGTCAAAAGCAAGTTCCCGTTTCCAAGGGGGCCATTCAGAGAGCTTTGGATCTTCCACTCAAACTAGAGGGGTTGGACGCCTATCAAAAGGCCtctttcaagcgccagacatatcAGTTTGACTGGAACAGCGTCCTAGGCGTCattgcacaacctggcagcaaatgA